aaaaaataGATACAATGAACTCTAGTAATACCAAGTTATGTCCACGAGTTAATAGGAAAATACAAATACTAGGAAAAACTACAGTTCTAGCAGCCAGGTCAACAGTGTACGCGTTCAAGGTATTATACCTTTTTTAATCTACACACTCCTTTGCATTGGTTCCTAGTTTCAATTTCTCCCTCCTCTAATCCGTCTGCAAGGAACTCAGCACTGGTcacttttcagtgtaaaatctCTTGAAGGTTTTGGAAACACAACTGGAAATTGTATTGCGTGCAATTTCTTGCTTCTTACATATATGCCATCTCTCAAGTAAAATGCTAACACGGTATTCACATACTTCACAATTAAGTGCAGCTATTtcttggttattttattttggtcCTAGTAATATGAACTATTTGCATTTCAAGTATGTGAGGTGTTATTGAGGTGTATTTTATGTACAAAGGTCTCTTCAGCTGCTCGTTTAGCAACAAAGAAGCTTATGTTTATGTTGTATGCCCAAAGCTAGGTTTGCTTGTGGAACTTGCACATTTACATTGTCAAGTTATAGAGCCAGCATGCAATTGACCTTTATAAACTGCAATCATAAACTTCTCTTATGCTCCTGTTGTGGCTTACCACAACACAGTCCCCCTCTGGGGGGGGAAGCGTTCCCCTTCACACCTGACCCTGGGGTGTCTGTCACCTCCGgatggaggcaggggaaggcCCAAGGACATTGTCAGAGGCGTATATAAGTAGGGCAAAGATGCTTTCTTCATCCTATATCCAATAATAGGTTACTGTGCCACACAGTTTCCTGAGCCATCAGTAACCTCTATCTTCCACTAAGAAGGACTTTCGGTTTTAATTCCTACTTGATACCATGTCTTGTAGGCAGACCCTCTCTGGAGGAGACCAGGGCAGGGTAATGGGAGAACAGAGTAGAAAATGGCATTTGTTAAGTGTTTCCTATTCACCTCTCTGCTGGGTGTTTATGTGCTTCTTAGCAGAAAGAACACTACATTGTGCTTTGCGAGGTTGCAGACCTTAAGGTCAGATGGCAAGAGGCAGTTCAGCAACACTTCTCAGCAGCCAGGCTGTAAGCAGTCGTTAAGACCAGAACATGACAGCATCAGCCCAGGATGTTAGTGAGTGTATCAGTTCTGGACAACTCAGTCTCATAATCCTCCATGGTGAAATGGAGTCTGACCCCAAGACTAGGAAAAGTCTTTTCTATCATGTCAATTTAACTTCTGTCCTcttttgtagaagaaaaagaCCACTTTTGTGGATGAAAGAACAGCTCAAATTCTGCAGTCAAGCCTGTGCTTCTGCTGAAGTCACTAGAAGAGTGACAGCTGCAGTAATGAATTGCAATATGAAGATTATATGGACATCCCCTCATTCCTCAAAGAACTGGCCAAGACTATCATGCATTTCACACAGGCTTCTTTCAGGCACAAGGTAGCAACTGCTTTTGGCCATTAGTGGCTTGGACTGATATTGAAATGTTGAGTATTCCTAAAGATTAGAAATCCATCAACTGGATCCAAGCAGCTACATCAATGCTTCCCAGTTCAAGTACTGTATGCAAAAAGGTGCTTTAGCCTTGAGGGTTTTAATAACACCACTTTGTTCTTACAAGAAGGGATCAAGGACAAAAGAAACTGCCAGGTGTGGAAGGGGATTGATTCAGGGACCTCTTAAGGAATCTCCATCCACgataagtccatgggaccagatgggctgcACCCAAGGGTACTAAGAGGACTGTTGTCATTGTGAGACTGCTCATGAAAGGTCATAGAGATTGGGGAGGTCTTCTGTGGCTGGAGAAAGACAGATGATGCACTCatcttcagaaagggcaagaaggacaaTCTAGGGAACTATAGAACAATCATGGAGTGAGCAATCTTGGAAGTAATTTCTGTACATATGAAGGAGAAGGTGGTGAATGGGaacagccagcatggatttactAGGGTAAATCATGCCAGACCAACCTAATTGCCTCCTGTGATGAGATGACTTCAGCTGTCCatgaggggaaaggagagaatGTTGTCTACCTTGCATTTAGCAAGGCTTTCCATTCCACTCAGAATCCTTGCATCCAATTTCAGATGGGCCAGTCTAGATAGGCAAAAAACTGACTGGATCACCGGTCAAAAGCACTCATGCTCTGTCCGGAGGCTGGTTACAATGGATTTCCTCAGGGGTCTGTCCTGTCTGATAGCTTTATGACCTGGAGGAAGAGACAGGAGGCACTATTATTAGGTGTGCAGAATGATGATACTAAATGGAGGGTTTGGTTGATAGGCTGGAGATCAGGCCTGCCAGAGGGATTTACACTTGCTAAAGGACTaggccaacaggaacctcatgaaaatcAATGAGGACAAACAGGAAGTCCTTTATCTCAGACAGACTAGCCCCCTGCATACCCCAGGGCATGACTGGCTTGGTAGCAGCTCTGCTAAAAAGGACATGGGAGGCTTTCGGACAGGCTGAATAGGAGTCAGTGGTAAACTCTGGCACCAGTGAAAGTACATCAGGCTGTATCAAGAGGAACACAGATGGCAGATCAAGGGAATTGATTATTCCCTTTTACTGAGCACTCATTAGACCACAGCTGGCATAGTGGGTCCAGTCTTGAGTCGCCCAGTACATGAAAGCTGTTGATAAACTTGAACGACTCCACTGGAAGGCCAACAGAATGGCTGGAGGTTGAAGCATGagacttgtgaggagaggctaaggCACTGGGGTTTGTTCAGCCTACGGAAGACAACAGCAACTTTCCAGTTCCTAAGAAGAGGTTACTGAGAAGATAGGGCTGGGCTCTCTGCCAAAAAATGGGAGATGAAGGTTTTAAATGAACAGGGGAGCCTCTGGCTagatagaaggggaaaaaaagacactatGAGGATAATTAGGTAGTGGACTATATTGCCTATGGGTTGTGCAGTCTCCACATGGAGGATTTTAAGACTTGAATGGACAAAGTCATAAGCAACCTGAGACCTCCCAAAGGCCCTTCTACTCTGAATTATTTTATGGTAACTCTCAGGATGGatcttctccatcttctctgtagaATTTCCTCCAGGTAATACAGTTCATATCAGTCTATGTATTTAAAGTCAGTGCATATATGCTGCTATTCACCCCATAGAGCAGGAAAATTACGTAAAGGGTTGCCCCCTAGTTTTAACTAAACAAGATCTAAGACAATTATAGCAAGAACATCACTAGACGGGATGCAAcaacatttttttattgttttaatacgAGTGAATAGATTAAGAGATCTGAACTGTTGTAAAGCAATATACATACTGAATAAATAATATGCACAGGAGAGTCATGTCTACATTATAACACTGGCTAGTATTCAGAATACTTAAAATAAATCCAGTGACATTGGATAAAGTCCATAAAAATGCTATCCTGTCTTCCCTTGTATGAAATTGTTCAAGtataaaaaaatccaatacaGTGTAAAATATTAAATTCCATTTCGGTCAAGAATAAAAATTGCAAGTATTGTAGTTTCACAGGACAATGTAAAGCAGCATTTTCTAGCAAAGGGAAAAATAGTCAGTCTACATACAGATGAGTGAGAAAACGGCACTAATGTATTTGAGAAGTCTACATGAAAAACTAGTAGAGGGAAAAAGAATGAACTAgcaatattttatgtaaaaacctaaaaaaagtgttaatttaaGAGTACCCTCATACAGTGCACATACTGAATTTTAATAAATCCAAGTCAACATCCTTAGTTAATTAGGTTAATATTTAATATGCTACATCTAAGCCTACTAAATAATTTATGCCATGAGATGAATACATAATTTTACAGTGTCACATCTAAAGTCGCTTTCTTTAGAGTGCAGCATagtaaaactttcaaaataaatacttctttttaaataGCATAACAATTAAGGCACAGTATAAATCACATACCATTAACCCTTCAAGAACTGCAGTCTTGGTAACAAAAGTTGCCTTGTGTACTGTATGTttgctaataaatattttaaatagaatcCTGAAATAGATATTAAAATTGTACAAAtggtttcagaaaagaaaattcccTTAAAACAgttcttaaatgttttaattcattaagcttcttcctgcctttattcACAAGTTACGTATAGATGCAATAAATAGAAAGAGAAGGCTGTTGTAGTAAAGGGCTGATCCTATTTTAGAATCAGAATAGCTGACACCAGCAGTTAAAGTTTCCCAAAAGTGAAACAGGATGGGGCGAGGGATTAGGATGTGACAAGCTCATCACATGAGCACGAGTGATGTGTTCTGTCCAGAACTGTCTGTGTTATTGATTGTCTCTACAGCTGTTGCACCCCTTACTTCCACATCACTTGCTCCATAGTTCCACTCATCcagaggacagagaagaaaataactttggTGCCTGTCCGCCATCTTACTAGCCGGCCATCTTCCTTGGGTTGTTCGATGCCTGTTAGTGAGACAGTGAGAAGGTACTATCTCACGAAGCCAACTTCGGAAAGCTAGAAAGGACAATCAGTGCTTTAAGCTTGTTTCCTCTTAAAACGGATAAAGATTACATATTGCTGACTCAGTTTTTTCCCTGGTTCAAACTTTTCAAATACCATTTTCTTACTTATAAAAGGCAGTTTTTGCTTCCCTGATACTGTAAAAGGTacacctttgcctttttttttggttcttgtttgtttgtttgaaaatatgAAGTCCCATTGCTACTCCTGCCACTCTTTCATGAcagtacagtattttttttttcccattttcttctggCTTGATACTTGAAACTAGACATGCCGCACTACCCCTCCCCTCTAGCAACATGATTTGGATGCATACTGTATGAAGACAGTGGAATAAAAATCTTTAGTTTCGCAATAGCATCGCTTTCCTTAAAGCTCCTTAGTTAATATCAATTGTCTCTGATTAACTACTTATACTGGAAGgctgaaaagaggaagagaaagagcgAGCTTCCTTCAGGAGTCCATCTGCTATTGCATACGGTCTGTCTGCAGCTGTTGGGGCTGGTACTGGCCGAAAGCGGCAGCAGCCGCAGCGGCCGTCCCCGGGGCTGCTGCAGTGAGGGGCTGCTGCACGGCGTAGCCGTAGCCCCCCGCCGCCACGTAcccggcggcggcagccggcGAGGCGGCGTAGGGGTACTGCTCGtaggcggcagcagcggcggcggccgagtaCTGGGCATAGGCAGCTCCGGTGTAATCGATGTAGGGCGTAGTGGAAGCAGCGGCTGCCGCCGGCTGAACGTGGGGAATTACCACTCCCGGCTGGACAAAAGCCTGTGGATAGACATAGTGAGCAGGTATCCTGTTGAAAGATGGGAGAGGGAGTTAGAGTCGGGACGCGAGTCAGCGCCGAAGCGCCACATCCATACTCCGAACTAAAACAAACTCAATTTAGTTGTTGTTATGTGCATAGGGTTGCCACAATAACGAGACTGAATGGACCAATTATCAGTTCACTGGCCCGAAGAGAAGCATCGCTCCAAAGCACAGCATTATAGCTGAGTTAAATAGGAGTGTTTAATGTTGCTTGAGGACATTATGTTTAATGCTGTTAAACTCTTTAGAAGGACCAGGATTACTGATGCCAGTTTTAAGACAACTCTAAAGGAGTAAGCTTGATTATTCCATTTGGAAAATTGcgttatttgtttttcaaaacaccTGTAAGTAATTTTTATTACCCTGTTTCTCACTTAACTACTTGACTCTTAGTAAAATTATTTCCTGCAATACTTTTATTATTAGTAACTGAGCAGTTTGACAGCATCGCTGTAATGAGTTTGACAATAGCCAATAAGGCACCAAAATGGTTGAACCCTGACTTTACTATGTAAAGTCTTCTCggggaggcaggggaaagagTGTATTGTGGCAACCCTACTTAAGTTGCTATGCAGACTCAGCACACATTAATTTCTCTGCAACCTCAGTCACccttattaaaaataagaaaaaaaacaacacaggcgACAAAGGAGTTTAAATAAAGTTCACAAGTGTGGTAAACACAGCAAGAATCACACTTTCCAAACGAACGATAGTGCAGCTCACTCCGTCACAAGAGGCCATTGAGGGGAAGCTACATAGATGCTATTAAAATCCATAACAGTGACTCCTAAGTACATGTGCATCACACTTTTATAAAGTTCGTAAGGACACAAGGGTCAAACCTGTTTGTTTATCAGGCCACTGATGTCCTGTTTTGTGCCAGCTTGTTTATTTCTATGCAAGACATACAGCATAGAGTTTTTTGGGAGATGGGCACAGGATTAAGTCTAAATAGATCTGGTGcttaacaaaggcaaaaaaacaaATTTACAGCTTAAGAAATAACCATTCTGAACAGTTCAGTACACACTTTCCCATCTTCTCCAAGCCACAAAACTTGCTTCCTTGGCTTGTTTACTTAGCCGCTCAGTTTTGAAAATTGGTCATATCATTGTCTTAGCACACAAGTGTACATACAAGTTCATCTCACAGTTGCATTTTATCATataataggattaaaaaaaataatatactcaTTATAATTATCATTTTACATTCATAACCCTGTCTTGCATCTGGATTCCCACAAAGAAGTCCCTCATATATGCAACTCCCTTCCAGTCAGTGAATCTTTATAAATCTGTGAAAAACTGCTTGTGCAGATTTACTACTATTTCATACTGAACTTTACCTTTACAGACAACTCTAAAGACTGCACCAACCTTTTAGCACACTGTAAGCGCAGATGCAAGCTGCAATGGTAAAAACTGTCCTCTTTTCTCTAAATTCAAGATTtaatggaaagcttttttttgttttgtttcatttttaaaataccttcGAGATTTACTTAATTAGTCAACAAGGAAATGTTTCAATCAGAAGGGACACTCAACTAGATTCATAGCAAAACATGGTTTAAGTGATAGTCAGGTTTTACAACAGcctagttttaagaaaaaaagagctcaGTTGATTGAATAGGAGTATTAGCAGAAAGAAATGTTCAGTTGTCGTGTTTAAGACATGAACACCACAATCATAAAAACCCAACATGTCAATGAAATTCATTTCCTTCTGtgtgaagggagaaaaggaaaaaaaaaaaaaaagtgacaaatagagattgggaagggaaagaaaacataaaacaaaagcaTCAGTTGGGTTTTTAACACTCACCTAATTTATGAAGTGATTAGCCAGAAGTGCATTTGAAGCATACTTAAGCTGGCTCTGTGCATTTAAATACACATCATTACCTGAGCTCTCCATACAAAATGGATGAGCATAAACAAGCATTTTGTATGGGTCACCAATCAAGTACAATCCTAATAAATCTAACACCACGTTTTTTAAGTATTAAGGGAAGAGATATAAAACCAAATCTGAAGTCACCAAGAGCCTCTTCTGCATCATTAAGAGTCCATTTAACACCACACCAAAGGCATCTTTACATACAGCATTTACGCAAGAGAATAATTCTAACAGAAGAGAGAGTAAGCAAGCTTATCTAGATGCTTGTGTTGACTTGAGCCGATGCTACTAAGATTTTCTGAAGACGTTAGGGCATTCGGCCATCTCCTTGAACAAGACAGAAAGATACATGTGCTCCCACTTAAACTCTTGTGACTTGTTTTATTTAAGCCAAGAAACTAACAGGTGGTGAAGTTATGAAACATTATCTGTTTGCCACATCTTACCCTACAATAAACATAAACCCTGTGCAGGCTCCTCACCACCATGCCATTTCACACATGATGATTGACAGCATAAGCTGCAGTGGGGCTATTTTTGATCATCTGTCATGCTACAACTGTTTTGAGTCGACTAAAATGGCTTTATATGGCCAAAGTAAATTTCTACCTACTGCAGAGGCCAGCAAATGCAGGTCGCAGCCATTCAGAACCCAACTGCTTTTAATGCTCTGCCAGGTCAAAAGCTGAAAAAGCAATTCCCGGTTATGCTGGGTATCCTTAGTATCCTTAATTTTCAATAAAAGGTGCTGTTTTTCATTAGAGAGTAAGAGTGTGAGAATTATACATGGTTTAAGCTTTATTTCCTGGCAGTAGTTTTTTATTTTGGAACACATATTTATCGTTTTATGCTTCTGCAATAATGAAAAAGGGAACCACATTTAACTTTAGCAGTAACTGTAGCTTTGGGATATTCAAAATTGAATGACACACTCCTGCAATGTGCCGTAGACTTTCATTATTGTTGTAATAGAAAATTTGTGTTTAACTAAGACCTCAAAAATAATCCTATAAGTAATAATAAAGTGAAAGCTAATTGTTTCAAAGATAGAAAGAACTTTGTAGGCTAACGCAGAGAGCTGTGGCATATGGAAATTCAGCAGTAGTAGCAGCACATAATTGACTCTCAACATTAAATTCTTGTGAAAGTAGATATTGAACTTTGAACTAATTTTTTTGCTTTGGCCCTTCCATGGCATCGTCTGGTTTTGCAAGCATAATTAAAAGAGTACATTTTCACCAATGCACAGCTTTCCTTATAGCAGAAATAGGTTACATAAACATCAAGACATAGAAGACGctgaaaatgcttccttttaaaTTTGTGCCTGATACCATTAAGAGGACATTTAGCATTCTGCAGGTTAACTTCTGACTGTTCCAGCTTCAGTTCCTCTTTCCAGATTAGCCGTAGTCTAGATAGTATCAGCTAACCATTTGATAATGAACTTAAATTTGGACTTAACTCTGGTCTTAATAAAAACAGTGGGAACGTTCTCATTTTGATCTAGGTACAAGTTTtagacagaaaataaaggaaaaaaatgtctctgcAGCAGAACAAGTCATATCCTACACCAGTACCTCTGTATAAACACATATTTTCCCACCaatattaaagcaaaaattacaaaagcaaaatgagaaaagctaTCTTAGAAAGCAAAGTCATCTTCCCCCTCCATAAATTCCTATTGAATTCAGAGATAGTATTTTAATAAACAATCTTGAAAACAGAGCTGTATAGATAACTAGTCCTGTGATCAAACAGCTTTCTCTGAAACATACCAACAGTAAGATAGATGCTGAATGTAAAGAGCAGGGAGAAATGTTGTTTGGTGGATGAACTAATCTCTGCAGCACTGAATAAAGAAAAATTCCCAGCATTTTAAATGCCCCATGCATTGAAGCTAATCTAGTTTCTGGCTCCCTCCACCACAATAACCTTGTACTTAATTGAGAATATTGTACTTCTGCATCTTCTCAGT
The nucleotide sequence above comes from Numenius arquata chromosome 4, bNumArq3.hap1.1, whole genome shotgun sequence. Encoded proteins:
- the RBM24 gene encoding RNA-binding protein 24 isoform X1, producing MHTTQKDTTYTKIFVGGLPYHTTDSSLRKYFEVFGDIEEAVVITDRQTGKSRGYGFVTMADRAAAERACKDPNPIIDGRKANVNLAYLGAKPRIMQPGFAFGVQQLHPALIQRPFGNKQAGTKQDISGLINKQDTCSLCLSTGFCPAGSGNSPRSAGGSRCFHYALHRLHRSCLCPVLGRRRCCRLRAVPLRRLAGCRRRVRGGGGLRLRRAAAPHCSSPGDGRCGCCRFRPVPAPTAADRPYAIADGLLKEARSFSSSFQPSSISS